Proteins encoded together in one Deinococcus reticulitermitis window:
- the ptsP gene encoding phosphoenolpyruvate--protein phosphotransferase produces MSAGTAVELPLELVQVGGQAASKEDAIAQVAGLLTRAERVEAGYVEGMYAREAQANTYLGSGIAIPHGTPESRHLIRRTGIAALQLPGGVRWGEGGEVVRLVIGIAAASDEHLQILRRLTRVLGDDALVERLSTTRDPADLVEALTGERPAAAASAASPELPYSAQVTLSNPLGMHARPATQLATLVKKSGARVRLSREDGQSADATRLMELLGLGLTRGTALTVSSDSEAALRAVVDAIHSGLGDDLSAPAPQATRAGAPATERPRPAWTPANVGTTLEGVGAADGLVIGTTRQHAPGAIEVRDEPGDPAEGAARLDEALRAADAELRDLIADVQSKFGADKAAIFLAHRELLADEGTVQDAVSRILDGHGAAWAYQQATNERVAQLQKLDDPTLAARAIDLSDVQRRVLRHLLGLREEAGPSAGGPVILLAADLTPSDTARLGPDTLLGFATAQGGPTSHTAIIARGLGLPAIVATGDGVLDVPDGTLAILDGSAGRLYLNPSEADVNSARERIAVLERQREAARAARHALGETKDGERVEVAANINRAADAAAALEAGAEGVGLMRTEFLFLERDSVPGEEDQEREYRAMAEALGDRPLVIRTLDIGGDKEVPYLGLAREDNSFLGIRGIRLCFERPDLFLPQLRAIVRVARDHPNVHVMFPMIATLEDWRRARAIFDEVRAELGAGPVPLGVMIEVPSAALIAEQLAPEVDFFSIGTNDLTQYTLAMDRMHPQLARQTDAMHPAVLRLIALTTQAAVKHGKWVGVCGGAAGDEVGALILTGLGVGELSVSTPQVAGVKAALRSRTAAELRQLAEQALTQTDAAAVRALVGAPGGS; encoded by the coding sequence ATGAGCGCAGGAACGGCAGTCGAACTTCCGCTGGAACTCGTGCAGGTGGGCGGGCAGGCGGCGAGCAAGGAGGACGCCATCGCGCAGGTGGCCGGGCTGCTCACGCGCGCGGAGCGGGTGGAGGCGGGCTACGTGGAGGGCATGTACGCGCGCGAGGCGCAGGCGAACACCTACCTCGGCAGCGGTATCGCCATTCCGCACGGCACGCCCGAGTCGCGCCACCTGATCCGCCGGACCGGGATCGCCGCGCTGCAACTCCCCGGCGGCGTGCGCTGGGGCGAGGGCGGGGAAGTCGTGCGGCTGGTGATCGGGATCGCCGCCGCGAGCGACGAACACCTCCAGATTCTGCGCCGCCTGACCCGCGTGCTCGGCGACGACGCGCTCGTCGAGCGGCTCTCGACCACCCGCGATCCCGCCGACCTCGTCGAGGCGCTGACCGGGGAGCGGCCCGCTGCCGCCGCCTCTGCCGCGTCTCCCGAACTGCCCTATTCGGCGCAGGTCACGCTCTCCAACCCGCTCGGGATGCACGCCCGGCCCGCGACGCAGCTCGCCACGCTCGTCAAGAAGTCAGGAGCGCGGGTGCGGCTCAGCCGCGAGGACGGCCAGAGCGCCGACGCGACCCGGCTGATGGAACTGCTCGGGCTGGGCCTGACGCGCGGCACGGCCTTGACGGTGTCGAGCGACAGCGAGGCCGCGCTGCGGGCGGTGGTGGACGCGATTCACTCGGGGCTCGGCGATGACCTGAGCGCCCCCGCTCCCCAGGCCACCCGCGCGGGTGCCCCGGCCACTGAGCGCCCGCGCCCTGCCTGGACGCCGGCGAACGTGGGCACCACCCTGGAAGGTGTGGGCGCCGCCGACGGCCTCGTGATCGGCACCACGCGCCAGCACGCGCCGGGGGCCATCGAGGTCCGCGACGAGCCGGGCGACCCCGCCGAGGGCGCGGCGCGGCTCGATGAGGCGCTGCGGGCCGCCGACGCCGAACTGCGCGACCTGATTGCCGACGTGCAGAGCAAGTTCGGCGCCGACAAGGCCGCGATCTTCCTCGCGCACCGCGAACTGCTCGCCGACGAGGGCACGGTGCAGGACGCCGTGTCGCGCATCCTCGACGGGCACGGCGCGGCCTGGGCGTACCAGCAGGCGACGAATGAGCGCGTCGCGCAGCTCCAGAAGCTCGACGACCCGACCCTCGCCGCGCGCGCCATCGACCTGAGCGACGTGCAGCGCCGGGTGCTGCGTCACCTCCTCGGGCTGCGCGAGGAAGCCGGCCCGAGCGCAGGCGGACCCGTGATCCTGCTTGCCGCCGACCTCACCCCGAGCGACACCGCCCGGCTCGGCCCGGACACGCTGCTCGGCTTCGCCACCGCGCAGGGCGGGCCGACGAGCCACACCGCGATCATCGCGCGCGGGCTGGGGCTGCCGGCGATCGTGGCGACGGGGGACGGCGTGCTCGACGTGCCCGACGGCACCCTGGCGATTCTCGACGGCTCGGCGGGGAGGCTCTACCTCAACCCGAGCGAGGCCGACGTGAACTCGGCGCGGGAACGCATCGCCGTGCTGGAGCGCCAGCGCGAGGCCGCCCGCGCCGCCCGGCACGCGCTGGGGGAAACGAAAGACGGGGAGCGGGTGGAAGTCGCCGCCAACATCAACCGCGCCGCCGACGCTGCCGCCGCGCTCGAAGCCGGCGCCGAGGGCGTGGGCCTGATGCGGACCGAGTTCCTCTTCCTGGAGCGCGACTCGGTGCCGGGCGAGGAGGACCAGGAGCGCGAGTACCGCGCGATGGCTGAGGCTTTGGGGGACCGCCCGCTCGTGATCCGCACGCTCGACATCGGCGGGGACAAGGAGGTGCCGTACCTGGGTCTGGCGCGCGAGGACAACTCCTTCCTCGGCATCCGGGGCATCCGGCTGTGCTTCGAGCGTCCCGACCTCTTCCTGCCGCAACTGCGCGCCATCGTGCGCGTCGCCCGGGACCACCCCAACGTCCACGTGATGTTCCCGATGATCGCCACCCTGGAGGACTGGCGCCGCGCCCGCGCGATCTTCGACGAGGTCAGGGCCGAGCTCGGCGCCGGCCCCGTGCCGCTCGGGGTGATGATCGAGGTGCCGTCGGCGGCGCTGATCGCCGAGCAGCTCGCGCCCGAGGTGGATTTTTTCAGCATCGGCACGAATGACCTCACCCAGTACACCCTGGCGATGGACCGGATGCACCCGCAGCTCGCCCGCCAGACCGACGCGATGCACCCCGCCGTGCTGCGCCTGATCGCGCTGACGACGCAGGCCGCCGTCAAGCACGGCAAATGGGTGGGCGTCTGCGGCGGCGCGGCGGGCGACGAGGTAGGCGCGCTGATCCTGACCGGCCTCGGCGTGGGCGAGCTGTCGGTGAGCACGCCGCAGGTGGCCGGCGTCAAGGCGGCGCTGCGCTCGCGCACGGCAGCCGAACTCCGGCAGCTCGCCGAGCAGGCGCTCACCCAGACCGACGCCGCCGCCGTGCGCGCGCTCGTCGGCGCCCCGGGGGGGAGTTGA
- a CDS encoding DeoR/GlpR family DNA-binding transcription regulator, whose product MSPLLAEERLSRILELLAERGTLRTTAITEALGVSGATTRRDLDTLAERGLITKLHGGASLASQDQQYRERAATAQDAKSRLAQAALALIAPGQTVYLDAGTTALALARALKRTPHLTRTLRVVTHGLDVAYELNGECPLYVVGGEVYGSTFSLTGPDALDTVARYRYDLFFVGCTSIDPASGPTNSNLIEARQKAAIMARSGSTVLIADSAKWGQAGFATFACFQELRAWVTDRATPAAHEVCEAAGVQVVEADSGRALSGSPSVPPR is encoded by the coding sequence ATGAGTCCCCTCCTCGCGGAAGAGCGCCTGAGCCGCATCCTCGAACTGCTCGCCGAGCGCGGCACCCTGCGCACGACGGCGATTACGGAGGCGCTCGGCGTGAGCGGGGCGACCACCCGGCGCGACCTCGACACCCTTGCGGAACGCGGGCTCATCACCAAGCTGCACGGCGGCGCGAGCCTCGCGAGTCAGGACCAGCAGTACCGCGAGCGCGCCGCGACCGCCCAGGACGCCAAGAGCCGGCTCGCCCAGGCCGCACTCGCCCTGATCGCGCCGGGGCAGACGGTGTATCTCGACGCGGGAACCACGGCGCTCGCCCTGGCGCGGGCCTTGAAGCGGACGCCGCACCTGACCCGGACGCTGCGGGTGGTCACGCACGGCCTCGACGTGGCCTACGAGCTCAACGGCGAATGTCCGCTGTACGTCGTCGGCGGCGAGGTCTACGGCTCGACCTTCAGCCTGACCGGCCCCGACGCGCTCGACACGGTGGCCCGCTACCGCTACGACCTCTTTTTCGTCGGCTGCACCAGCATCGACCCGGCTTCCGGGCCCACCAACTCCAACCTGATCGAGGCTCGGCAGAAAGCGGCGATCATGGCCCGTTCGGGAAGCACCGTGCTGATCGCCGACAGCGCAAAGTGGGGTCAGGCGGGCTTCGCCACCTTCGCCTGCTTTCAGGAGCTCCGCGCCTGGGTCACCGACAGAGCCACGCCCGCCGCCCACGAGGTTTGTGAGGCGGCGGGCGTGCAGGTGGTGGAGGCGGATTCGGGGCGGGCGCTCAGCGGCTCGCCGTCAGTTCCTCCTCGCTGA
- a CDS encoding PTS fructose-like transporter subunit IIB, producing the protein MAKLVAVTACPTGIAHTFMAAEALRRAAQAAGHELRAETQGSVGAADALSSAEIAAADAVILAADVRVDEGRFAGKPVIRASTADAIRNAPALIAQAVGQAPASVVGNPVASAAESKFVVGVTSCPTGIAHTFMAAEGLEGGARALGYEVKVETQGSVGAGNALSADDIRRADVVVIAADTNVDLTRFAGKRVYQTGTKPAIRDGAGVVRSALSEAQVYGAAGAGAASSGDYVADAAAAKAAKNAGVPSFYKHLMTGVSFMLPFVVAGGLLIALGFAIGSFQFGDQGIFIYEDRYAGTLGNILFNIGANGAFRLFVPILAGYIAFSIADRPGLAPGMVGGLIAANTGSGFLGGMVAGFLAGYFVRWLNGALRLPRTLEGLKPTLLLPLLGTLVVGLLMFTVVGRPVAAALTAVTAWLQGLGQASAGLLGALLGAMMAFDMGGPINKAAYTFSTGLLTNNVYGPIAAAMAAGMTPPLALFFATLIFKNRFTKDEQEAGKAAGVLGVSFITEGAIPFAARDPLRVIPSLVAGSAVAGAISMAMGCLLRAPHGGIFVLFIPNAVTNLPMYIVAILAGTAVSTLLLGLLKKPIAPAAEVEPVPGRVVAGD; encoded by the coding sequence ATGGCAAAACTGGTCGCTGTCACCGCCTGCCCCACCGGCATCGCCCACACCTTCATGGCCGCCGAGGCGCTGCGCCGCGCCGCCCAGGCCGCCGGCCACGAGCTGCGCGCCGAGACGCAGGGGAGCGTGGGCGCCGCCGACGCCTTATCGAGCGCCGAGATCGCCGCCGCCGACGCCGTGATCCTCGCCGCCGACGTGCGCGTGGACGAGGGGCGCTTCGCGGGCAAACCCGTGATCCGCGCGAGCACCGCCGACGCCATCCGGAACGCCCCTGCCCTGATCGCGCAGGCGGTGGGGCAGGCCCCGGCCTCCGTGGTGGGAAACCCCGTCGCCAGCGCCGCTGAAAGCAAATTCGTCGTCGGCGTCACCTCGTGCCCTACCGGCATCGCCCACACCTTCATGGCCGCCGAGGGGCTCGAAGGCGGCGCGCGGGCGCTCGGCTACGAGGTCAAGGTGGAGACCCAGGGCAGCGTGGGCGCCGGCAACGCGCTCAGCGCCGACGACATCCGCCGCGCCGACGTGGTCGTGATCGCCGCCGACACCAACGTGGACCTGACGCGCTTCGCCGGCAAACGGGTGTACCAGACCGGCACCAAGCCCGCGATCCGTGACGGGGCCGGCGTGGTCCGCAGCGCGCTGAGTGAGGCGCAGGTGTACGGCGCGGCGGGAGCCGGGGCGGCGTCCTCCGGCGATTACGTGGCCGATGCAGCCGCCGCCAAAGCCGCCAAGAACGCGGGCGTGCCGAGCTTCTATAAGCACCTGATGACCGGGGTGTCGTTCATGCTGCCCTTCGTGGTGGCGGGCGGCCTCTTGATCGCGCTCGGCTTCGCTATAGGGTCTTTCCAGTTCGGGGACCAGGGCATCTTCATCTACGAGGACCGCTACGCCGGCACCCTCGGCAACATCCTCTTCAACATCGGGGCCAACGGCGCCTTCCGGCTGTTCGTGCCGATTCTGGCCGGCTACATCGCCTTCTCCATCGCGGACCGGCCCGGCCTCGCGCCGGGGATGGTGGGCGGATTGATCGCCGCGAACACCGGCAGCGGCTTTCTGGGCGGGATGGTGGCGGGCTTCCTCGCCGGCTACTTCGTGCGCTGGCTGAACGGCGCGCTGCGGCTGCCGCGCACGCTGGAAGGCCTCAAGCCCACGCTGCTGCTGCCGCTGCTCGGAACGCTGGTGGTGGGCCTCTTGATGTTCACGGTGGTGGGCCGTCCAGTGGCCGCCGCCCTGACCGCCGTCACCGCCTGGCTGCAAGGGCTCGGGCAGGCGTCGGCGGGACTGCTCGGCGCCCTGCTCGGCGCGATGATGGCCTTCGACATGGGCGGCCCGATCAACAAGGCGGCTTACACCTTCAGCACCGGCCTCCTGACCAACAACGTCTACGGCCCGATCGCCGCCGCGATGGCCGCCGGGATGACGCCGCCGCTCGCTCTTTTCTTCGCCACCCTGATCTTCAAGAACCGCTTCACCAAAGACGAGCAGGAAGCCGGCAAGGCGGCGGGCGTGCTCGGGGTCAGCTTCATCACCGAAGGCGCGATTCCCTTCGCCGCGCGTGACCCCCTGCGGGTGATTCCCTCGCTGGTGGCGGGCTCGGCGGTGGCCGGCGCGATCAGCATGGCGATGGGCTGCCTGCTGCGCGCTCCGCACGGCGGCATCTTCGTGCTGTTCATCCCCAACGCGGTGACCAACCTGCCGATGTACATCGTGGCGATTCTGGCGGGAACGGCGGTGAGCACCCTGCTTCTCGGCCTCCTGAAAAAGCCGATTGCGCCCGCCGCAGAGGTGGAGCCGGTGCCGGGCCGGGTGGTGGCGGGCGACTGA
- the pfkB gene encoding 1-phosphofructokinase — translation MPGRVLTLTLNPALDLTVRADGWQRGEVNAGQELSLDAGGKGVNVASFLADWGLSVTATGLLGAANAETFEAHFRAKGVADAFVRVPGPTRVGLKLVDHAAQETTDFNLPGLAATPAALRELEARLGALAPAHAACVLAGSLPPGVEAGYYAALVARLRAAGRFVALDTSGPALSAALAADLLPNLVKPNQHELSAALGRPLSTEGELLRAARDLLTRGAELVAISQGEDGALIVSAEGAVRARPPRVSVVSTVGAGDAMVAGLVSAHLDRLPLAEAARRATAFSVGTITRLGAHLPPREELARSAGQVTVELVEVKVH, via the coding sequence ATGCCGGGCCGCGTCCTGACCCTCACCCTGAATCCGGCCCTCGACCTCACCGTGCGCGCCGACGGCTGGCAGCGCGGCGAGGTGAACGCCGGCCAGGAGCTGAGCCTCGACGCCGGGGGCAAGGGCGTGAACGTCGCGTCGTTCCTCGCCGACTGGGGCCTGAGCGTCACCGCGACCGGGCTGCTCGGGGCCGCGAACGCCGAGACCTTCGAGGCGCACTTCCGCGCCAAGGGCGTCGCCGACGCCTTCGTGCGGGTACCGGGGCCGACCCGCGTGGGCCTCAAACTCGTGGACCACGCCGCGCAGGAGACCACCGACTTCAACCTCCCCGGCCTCGCCGCCACGCCGGCAGCGCTGCGCGAGCTGGAGGCGCGCTTAGGCGCCCTCGCCCCCGCTCACGCCGCCTGTGTCCTCGCCGGCAGCCTGCCGCCGGGGGTGGAGGCCGGGTATTACGCCGCCCTCGTCGCCCGGCTGCGCGCGGCGGGGAGGTTCGTGGCGCTCGACACGAGCGGTCCGGCGCTGAGCGCGGCACTCGCCGCTGATCTCCTCCCCAACCTCGTCAAACCCAACCAGCACGAGCTGTCCGCCGCGCTGGGGCGCCCGCTCTCCACCGAAGGCGAACTTCTACGCGCGGCCCGGGACCTGCTCACGCGCGGCGCCGAACTCGTGGCGATCTCGCAGGGGGAGGACGGCGCCTTGATCGTCTCGGCTGAAGGCGCGGTGCGTGCCCGGCCCCCGCGCGTGTCCGTCGTCTCCACCGTCGGCGCCGGCGACGCGATGGTGGCCGGCCTCGTCTCGGCGCACCTGGACCGCCTCCCCCTCGCTGAAGCGGCCCGGCGCGCGACGGCGTTCAGCGTCGGCACCATCACCCGCCTCGGGGCGCATCTGCCCCCCCGCGAAGAACTCGCCCGCTCTGCCGGTCAAGTCACCGTCGAGCTGGTAGAGGTCAAGGTCCACTGA
- a CDS encoding serine/threonine-protein kinase produces MSPSTCPTCGSAVPGGAVTCPVCGAPLGSGSAASSQALPPGTVLQGKYRLEKVLGQGGFGITYAGTQLQLGMRVAVKELFPQGSSRRGMTVLPPPPSIDPDWAGTKRRFGEEARAVARFSHPNIVRVFDQFEENGTAFLVMELLDGSSLDSVIEKGGPLPPAEVQRIAAQALSALAVVHDQGMLHRDIKPGNLFLERSGRVVLIDFGSARQYVAGQATSHTRLVTPGYAPLEQYGSQAKFGPYTDIYAFGATLYHALSGQMPPAATDRMNGAPLPPLPASTPAPLRRAVEKAMAVRVQDRPQSAREMLELLTAPGQPAPNPVPPAAPAPRPQTQTRPTPQARPAPQPAPQPRAQPVPVPQPVPPAPARSQRARRGGCALFPLLLLGGGAFMLWNLFAPEVITTTQTRSETTQGTDPFNPEGSGSPQPLPPTEPAPESGGELFPDFAPEEEAASEDAAPPAEPTQPDTDPPASALPSELPPTESAPSELPTEPASGVTVPDLSPTAEPETEAPPSESGPASEGSPESGTLEPETSEPGSEAAPAPQEADPEAETSAPESPVPEATEPAEPEPPADPGAEESTVPGVGTAPPATTGAPDSSSPSQEAAPGAGGAVSADEARELAERYLAANARSGLSAAMELYAAQVDYFGRGVLPKSVVYADKLAYVRRWPQREYRLSSGVNTLAADEGRRTVRFDYDYTIANGGAERSGTAYVVLTLVREGSEVKVTGETGGLYP; encoded by the coding sequence GTGAGTCCGTCCACCTGTCCAACCTGCGGGAGCGCCGTGCCGGGCGGTGCCGTCACCTGTCCGGTGTGCGGTGCGCCGCTCGGGTCCGGCTCCGCCGCCTCTTCACAGGCGCTGCCGCCCGGCACGGTCCTCCAGGGCAAGTACCGCCTCGAAAAGGTGCTCGGGCAGGGGGGGTTCGGCATCACCTACGCCGGCACCCAGCTTCAGCTCGGAATGCGGGTGGCGGTCAAGGAGCTGTTTCCGCAGGGATCGAGCCGCCGGGGAATGACCGTGCTGCCGCCGCCCCCCTCCATCGATCCCGACTGGGCCGGCACCAAACGGCGCTTCGGCGAGGAGGCGCGGGCCGTCGCGCGCTTCAGTCACCCCAACATCGTGCGGGTCTTCGATCAGTTCGAGGAGAACGGCACCGCCTTTCTGGTGATGGAACTGCTCGACGGCTCGTCGCTCGACAGCGTGATCGAGAAGGGAGGACCGCTGCCGCCCGCCGAGGTGCAGCGCATCGCGGCCCAGGCGCTCTCAGCGCTGGCGGTGGTCCACGACCAGGGAATGCTGCACCGCGACATCAAGCCGGGCAACCTCTTTCTCGAGCGCTCGGGGCGAGTAGTCCTGATCGACTTCGGCTCGGCGCGGCAGTACGTTGCGGGGCAGGCGACCAGCCATACCCGGCTCGTGACGCCCGGCTACGCGCCGTTGGAGCAGTACGGCTCGCAGGCTAAATTCGGCCCCTACACCGATATCTACGCCTTCGGCGCCACCCTCTACCACGCCCTGAGCGGCCAGATGCCGCCCGCCGCAACCGACCGCATGAACGGCGCGCCCCTGCCGCCGCTCCCCGCCTCGACCCCGGCCCCGCTGCGCCGCGCGGTGGAAAAAGCGATGGCTGTGCGCGTGCAGGACCGCCCCCAGAGCGCGCGTGAGATGCTCGAACTGCTGACGGCGCCGGGGCAGCCCGCACCCAACCCCGTGCCGCCCGCCGCTCCGGCTCCCCGGCCCCAGACTCAGACCCGGCCCACGCCCCAGGCCCGCCCGGCGCCCCAGCCTGCACCCCAACCGCGCGCCCAGCCTGTACCCGTGCCCCAGCCGGTTCCCCCGGCGCCGGCCCGGTCCCAGCGGGCGCGGCGTGGAGGCTGCGCGCTGTTTCCCTTGCTGCTGCTCGGCGGCGGGGCATTTATGCTCTGGAACCTCTTTGCGCCTGAGGTCATCACCACAACCCAGACCCGCAGCGAGACGACCCAGGGCACCGACCCGTTTAATCCGGAGGGCTCCGGCAGCCCGCAGCCGCTCCCGCCAACCGAGCCGGCGCCCGAATCGGGGGGCGAGCTGTTTCCCGACTTCGCTCCTGAAGAGGAGGCAGCGAGCGAGGACGCTGCGCCCCCCGCAGAGCCGACGCAGCCGGACACCGACCCTCCCGCCTCCGCGTTGCCGTCCGAGTTGCCGCCCACCGAGTCGGCACCCAGCGAACTGCCGACCGAACCGGCCTCCGGCGTCACGGTGCCCGACCTCTCCCCCACCGCCGAACCGGAGACGGAGGCCCCGCCCAGCGAATCCGGGCCGGCGAGCGAAGGCAGCCCGGAGTCTGGAACCCTGGAACCGGAAACTTCCGAACCCGGCAGCGAGGCAGCGCCCGCCCCACAGGAAGCCGACCCCGAAGCCGAAACCTCCGCCCCTGAATCCCCTGTTCCCGAAGCCACAGAACCCGCCGAGCCGGAGCCGCCCGCCGACCCTGGCGCCGAAGAATCAACAGTCCCAGGTGTCGGGACAGCTCCCCCAGCCACCACCGGAGCGCCGGACAGTTCTTCGCCGTCGCAGGAAGCGGCCCCGGGCGCGGGAGGAGCGGTCAGCGCCGACGAGGCGCGCGAGCTCGCGGAGCGCTACCTCGCCGCCAACGCGAGAAGCGGACTGAGCGCGGCGATGGAACTCTACGCGGCCCAGGTGGACTATTTCGGGCGCGGCGTGCTGCCCAAATCGGTGGTCTACGCCGACAAGCTTGCCTACGTGCGGCGCTGGCCGCAGCGCGAGTACCGCCTGAGTTCGGGCGTCAATACCCTCGCCGCCGACGAGGGCCGGCGCACGGTGCGGTTCGACTACGACTACACGATTGCCAATGGCGGCGCCGAGCGCAGCGGCACGGCCTACGTGGTCCTGACGCTCGTGCGCGAGGGCAGCGAGGTCAAGGTGACGGGCGAGACGGGCGGGCTCTACCCCTGA
- the glf gene encoding UDP-galactopyranose mutase has protein sequence MNLDASGKQATGSQGFDYLIVGAGFAGSVLAERLADAGKRVLIVDRRPHIGGNAYDCYDDAGVLIHPYGPHIFHTNSKDVFDYLSRFTEWRPYEHRVLASVDGQRLPIPINLDTVNRLYGLNLTAFEVESFFESVAEKVEQVRTSEDVVVSKVGRDLYNKFFRGYTRKQWGLDPSELDASVTARVPTRTNRDDRYFADTYQAMPKHGYTRLFQNLLAHPNIKVMLGTDYREIVDFIPHGHLIYTGPVDAFFDHCYGKLPYRSLEFRHETHDVEQLFPVGTVNFPNDYAYTRVSEFKHITGQRHHATSVVYEYPRAEGDPYYPVPRPENAELYKKYEALAQARADVTFVGRLATYRYYNMDQVVAQALATFRKLQARMASAPLDSGVSEEELTASR, from the coding sequence GTGAATCTGGACGCAAGTGGGAAACAGGCCACGGGAAGCCAGGGCTTCGATTACCTGATCGTGGGGGCGGGCTTCGCCGGGAGCGTGCTGGCCGAGCGCCTCGCCGACGCGGGGAAGCGGGTGCTGATTGTGGACCGACGGCCCCATATCGGCGGCAACGCCTACGACTGCTACGACGACGCGGGCGTGCTGATCCACCCCTACGGGCCGCACATCTTCCACACCAACTCGAAAGACGTGTTCGACTACCTCTCGCGCTTCACCGAGTGGCGCCCCTACGAGCACCGGGTGCTCGCCAGCGTGGACGGGCAGCGGCTGCCGATTCCGATCAATCTCGATACGGTCAACCGGCTCTACGGCCTCAACCTGACGGCTTTTGAAGTCGAGTCCTTTTTCGAATCGGTGGCGGAGAAGGTGGAGCAGGTCCGGACCTCGGAAGACGTGGTCGTGAGCAAGGTGGGGCGCGACCTCTACAACAAGTTCTTCCGAGGCTACACCCGCAAGCAGTGGGGCCTCGATCCCAGTGAGCTCGACGCTTCCGTGACGGCGCGGGTGCCGACGCGCACCAACCGCGACGACCGCTATTTCGCCGACACCTATCAGGCGATGCCCAAGCACGGCTACACCCGGCTCTTTCAGAACCTGCTCGCCCACCCGAACATCAAGGTGATGCTCGGCACCGACTACCGCGAGATCGTGGACTTTATCCCGCACGGGCACCTGATCTACACCGGGCCGGTGGACGCGTTTTTCGACCACTGCTACGGCAAGCTGCCCTACCGCAGTCTCGAATTCCGGCACGAGACGCACGACGTAGAGCAGCTGTTTCCGGTCGGGACGGTCAACTTCCCCAACGATTACGCCTACACCCGCGTGAGCGAGTTCAAGCACATCACCGGCCAGCGCCACCACGCCACCAGCGTCGTCTACGAGTACCCGCGGGCCGAGGGCGATCCCTACTACCCGGTGCCGCGCCCGGAGAACGCCGAGCTCTACAAGAAGTACGAGGCGCTCGCCCAGGCGAGGGCGGACGTGACCTTCGTAGGCCGGCTCGCCACCTACCGCTATTACAACATGGACCAGGTGGTCGCTCAGGCACTCGCTACCTTCAGGAAGCTGCAAGCGCGCATGGCGTCGGCCCCCCTGGATTCGGGTGTCAGCGAGGAGGAACTGACGGCGAGCCGCTGA